A stretch of Arachis hypogaea cultivar Tifrunner chromosome 15, arahy.Tifrunner.gnm2.J5K5, whole genome shotgun sequence DNA encodes these proteins:
- the LOC112751089 gene encoding LEAF RUST 10 DISEASE-RESISTANCEUS RECEPTOR-LIKE PROTEIN KINASE-like 2.4 — MSPASQEKSCFPTKGNQDIETFLKNHGVLTIKRYKFSDVKKMTNSFKVKLGQGGFGVVYKGKLSNDSDVAVKMLNPSKGNGEEFINEVASISRTSHVNVVALLGFCLEGHKKVLIYEFMSNGSLDNFIYKKNPKNTPLLSWDNLYQISIGIARGLEYLHRGCNILILHFDIKPHNILLDENFCPKISDFGLAKLCPRKESHISMSETRGTIGYIAPEVWNRQFGRVSHKSDVYSYGMMLLEMVGMKENIPAKTSHTSEMYFPDWIYKRLDQGTQLGPDDDGEVAIEENDVVKKMTMVGLWCIQPIPNDRPTMSRVVEMLEGSMNSLEMPPRPVLSSIRVVVESSSNVVSLVESSSVVSVVESSTSVT; from the coding sequence ATGTCACCAGCATCGCAAGAAAAATCCTGCTTTCCAACAAAGGGTAACCAAGATATTGAAACTTTCTTAAAAAATCATGGAGTGTTAActataaaaagatataaattcTCTGATGTGAAGAAAATGACCAACTCCTTCAAAGTTAAACTAGGACAAGGTGGTTTTGGTGTTGTATATAAAGGAAAGTTATCCAATGATTCCGATGTGGCAGTCAAAATGTTGAATCCATCCAAAGGAAATGGTGAAGAATTTATTAACGAGGTAGCTAGCATTAGTAGAACTTCTCATGTTAATGTTGTCGCCCTTCTTGGATTTTGCTTAGAAGGTCACAAGAAAGTTCTCATCTATGAATTTATGTCCAATGGTTCCCTTGACAATTTTATTTACAAAAAGAACCCTAAGAATACACCACTCTTGAGTTGggataatttatatcaaatttcCATAGGGATTGCTAGAGGATTGGAGTATTTGCATAGAGGATGCAACATTCTTATTTTACATTTTGACATAAAACCACATAATAttcttttggatgaaaactttTGTCCTAAGATATCAGATTTTGGACTAGCAAAGCTTTGTCCTAGAAAAGAAAGTCATATTTCAATGTCCGAAACTAGAGGAACAATAGGGTACATAGCTCCAGAAGTGTGGAACAGACAATTCGGTAGAGTTTCACATAAATCTGATGTTTATAGCTATGGAATGATGCTTCTAGAAATGGTAGGAATGAAGGAGAACATCCCTGCAAAGACAAGTCACACAAGTGAGATGTACTTCCCTGATTGGATATACAAAAGGCTTGATCAAGGAACTCAACTGGGACCTGATGATGATGGGGAAGTGGCCATAGAGGAAAATGATGTTGTTAAGAAAATGACAATGGTGGGTTTATGGTGCATTCAACCAATTCCAAATGACAGACCAACAATGAGTAGAGTTGTAGAAATGTTGGAGGGCAGCATGAATTCCCTGGAAATGCCACCAAGACCTGTCCTGTCTTCAATAAGAGTGGTAGTAGAATCTTCTTCTAATGTTGTATCGTTGGTAGAATCTTCTTCTGTTGTATCAGTTGTAGAATCTTCTACTAGTGTAACTTAG